The Streptomyces sp. NBC_01197 genome window below encodes:
- a CDS encoding S1 family peptidase, protein MKHRRIPKRRVIAAATGAAALIAAGVTFQTANASEAAPASPLKTLSVTAAGTLASTLTHTLGADAAGSYYDAKSKHLVVNVVDEAAAQGVRKAGGRARVVQNSMAALTGARKTLADKASLPGTSWAVDPVSNKIVVTADRTVSGAKLSKLDSVVKGLGSKAELKRSAGEFKPLIAGGDAIWGSSARCSLGFNVVKDGQPYFITAGHCTQAVSSWSDSQGGSEIGTNAASDFPGHDYGLVKYTADTPHPSEVDLYNGKTQPITKAAEATVGMAVQRSGSTTQVHGGTVKGLNATVNYGNGDVVNGLIQTDVCAEPGDSGGALFAGDSAIGLTSGGSGDCSAGGETFFQPVPAALAAFGATIG, encoded by the coding sequence TTGAAGCACCGACGCATACCCAAGCGCCGAGTGATCGCGGCGGCGACCGGTGCCGCCGCGCTGATCGCCGCAGGCGTCACCTTCCAGACGGCCAACGCCAGCGAGGCAGCACCGGCCTCCCCGTTGAAGACGCTGTCCGTGACCGCGGCCGGGACCCTGGCCTCGACGCTGACCCACACACTGGGCGCCGACGCGGCCGGCTCGTACTACGACGCCAAGAGCAAGCATCTGGTGGTGAACGTCGTCGACGAGGCGGCGGCCCAGGGCGTACGCAAGGCGGGCGGCCGGGCGAGAGTCGTCCAGAACTCGATGGCCGCGCTGACCGGTGCGCGCAAGACCCTGGCCGACAAGGCATCGCTGCCGGGCACCTCGTGGGCGGTGGACCCGGTCAGTAACAAGATCGTCGTCACCGCCGACCGCACCGTCTCCGGCGCGAAGCTCTCGAAGCTGGACAGTGTCGTCAAGGGCCTCGGCTCCAAGGCCGAACTCAAGCGCAGCGCGGGGGAGTTCAAGCCCCTCATCGCGGGCGGTGACGCCATCTGGGGCTCCAGCGCCCGCTGCTCGCTCGGCTTCAACGTGGTCAAGGACGGCCAGCCGTACTTCATCACCGCCGGGCACTGCACCCAGGCCGTCAGCAGCTGGTCGGACTCGCAGGGCGGCTCCGAGATCGGCACCAACGCGGCCTCCGACTTCCCCGGCCACGACTACGGCCTGGTGAAGTACACGGCGGACACCCCGCACCCGAGTGAGGTCGACCTCTACAACGGCAAGACGCAGCCGATCACCAAGGCGGCCGAAGCGACGGTCGGCATGGCGGTCCAGCGCAGCGGTTCCACCACACAGGTGCACGGCGGCACGGTGAAGGGGCTCAACGCCACCGTCAACTACGGCAACGGCGACGTCGTCAACGGTCTCATCCAGACCGATGTCTGCGCCGAGCCCGGCGACAGCGGCGGCGCGCTCTTCGCGGGCGACAGTGCGATCGGTCTTACCTCGGGCGGCAGCGGTGACTGCTCGGCCGGCGGGGAGACGTTCTTCCAGCCGGTGCCCGCGGCGCTGGCCGCCTTCGGGGCGACGATCGGCTGA
- a CDS encoding DNA polymerase III subunit alpha translates to MPGFTHLHTVSGFSLRYGASHPERLAERAAERGMDAIALTDRDTLSGTVRFAKACAAAGVRPLFGARLAVGGRARAEGPTHRMRAPVRGGVFVDESVPRATFLARDGSAGWAALCRLVTAAHAGGERPLLPWDENHGDGLAVLLGPDSDVGRALAAGRPDRAAALLGPWREAHGDALRLEAVHHGLSGTGPGSLRLAARTLGFAAEQGVRPVLTNAVRYADQGQGPVADVLDAARRLVPVDPRKGLDSGERWLKDAGEMFRTAERIAEAAGFRRDTAHRLIDETQALAASCSVDAEDDLGMGTVHFPEPRLVGAAHRTAQRVLASRAAAGMVLRGYDRRREYWERVHHELDIIAFHGHASYFLTVARVVDDVKEMGIRVAARGSGAGSLVNHLLGIANADPVEHGLLMERFLSRRRLALPDIDIDVESARRLDVYRAIIGRFGAERVATVAMPETYRVRHAIRDVGAALSMDPAETDRLAKAFPHIRARDARAALAELPELRAVAEESKRDGGKYGRLWELVEGLDALPRGIAMHPCGVLLSDASLLRRTPVMPTSGEGFPMSQFDKEDVEDLGLLKLDVLGVRMQSAMAHAVAEIGRATGERLDLDDPAQVPAGDPATYALIRSTETLGCFQIESPGQRDLVGRLQPATFDDLVVDISLFRPGPVAADMVRPFIEARHGRAPVRFPHPDLAEALSGTYGVVVFHEQIIEILRIMTGCGRDEADQARRRLSDPEWQGRIRAWFAAATAERGYAPEVTAHTWEIVEAFGAYGFCKAHAVAFAVPTYQSAWLKAHHPAAFYAGLLTHDPGMYPKRLLLADARRRGVPVLPLDVNRSAVAHRIELVSGKLGVRLALSDVHGISEAEAERIETGQPYSSLLDFWQRARPGKPVAQRLAQVGALDAFGANRRDLLLHISELHAGRGGSAHSGQLALGEGRKAASAGLPDLSDTERLSAELGILGMDSSRHLMEDHYAFLKELGALSARRLRSAEHGQSVLVAGAKAATQTPPIRSGRRVVFTTLDDGTGLVDLAFFDDSHATCAYTVFHSWLLLVRGVVQRRGPRSLSVVGSAAWNLADLVELRRTGGLEAVAAALAAPAPDGRGGADGMEEPADNGRRIQLSTGYEMNPWADLRPAGDPNTTGRKLWHSSQGSAG, encoded by the coding sequence ATGCCCGGTTTCACGCATCTCCACACCGTCTCGGGGTTCTCCCTGCGGTACGGGGCCTCCCACCCGGAACGGCTCGCCGAGCGGGCCGCCGAGCGGGGTATGGACGCCATCGCGCTGACCGACCGGGACACCCTCTCCGGCACCGTCCGCTTCGCCAAGGCCTGTGCCGCGGCCGGGGTGCGGCCGCTGTTCGGCGCGCGGCTCGCGGTTGGCGGGCGGGCGCGGGCCGAGGGGCCCACGCACCGGATGCGCGCCCCCGTGCGCGGCGGAGTGTTCGTCGACGAGTCCGTGCCCCGCGCGACCTTCCTCGCCCGGGACGGCTCGGCGGGCTGGGCGGCCCTGTGCCGGCTGGTCACCGCGGCCCACGCGGGCGGGGAGCGGCCCCTGCTGCCCTGGGACGAGAACCACGGGGACGGTCTCGCCGTCCTGCTCGGCCCGGACTCCGACGTCGGCCGTGCGCTCGCCGCCGGCCGCCCCGACCGGGCCGCCGCCCTGCTCGGGCCCTGGCGGGAGGCGCACGGCGACGCGCTGCGCCTCGAAGCGGTCCACCACGGGCTGAGCGGCACCGGGCCCGGCTCGCTCAGACTCGCCGCCCGCACGCTCGGCTTCGCCGCCGAGCAGGGCGTACGCCCCGTACTGACCAACGCCGTCCGCTACGCCGACCAGGGGCAGGGCCCCGTAGCCGACGTCCTCGACGCCGCCCGCAGGCTGGTGCCCGTCGATCCGCGCAAGGGCCTCGACAGCGGTGAGCGCTGGCTCAAGGACGCCGGTGAGATGTTCCGCACCGCCGAGCGGATCGCCGAGGCGGCGGGCTTCCGCCGGGACACCGCACACCGGCTGATCGACGAGACCCAGGCGCTGGCCGCCTCGTGCAGCGTCGACGCCGAGGACGACCTCGGTATGGGCACCGTCCACTTCCCCGAACCGCGTCTCGTCGGCGCCGCCCATCGCACCGCACAGCGCGTGCTCGCCTCCCGGGCCGCCGCCGGCATGGTGCTGCGCGGTTACGACCGCAGGCGCGAGTACTGGGAGCGGGTGCACCACGAGCTGGACATCATCGCCTTCCACGGCCACGCCTCGTACTTCCTGACCGTCGCCCGGGTCGTGGACGATGTGAAGGAGATGGGTATCCGGGTCGCGGCCCGCGGCTCCGGTGCGGGGTCCCTCGTCAACCATCTCCTGGGCATCGCCAACGCGGACCCCGTCGAGCACGGGCTGCTGATGGAGCGCTTCCTCTCCCGGCGCAGGCTCGCGCTGCCCGACATCGACATCGACGTCGAGTCGGCCCGCAGGCTCGACGTCTACCGCGCGATCATCGGCCGCTTCGGCGCCGAGCGGGTCGCCACCGTGGCCATGCCGGAGACCTACCGGGTGCGCCACGCGATACGGGACGTGGGCGCCGCCCTGTCCATGGACCCGGCGGAGACCGACCGGCTCGCCAAGGCCTTCCCGCACATCCGTGCCCGCGATGCCCGTGCCGCGCTGGCTGAGCTGCCCGAACTGCGCGCCGTGGCCGAGGAGTCGAAGCGGGACGGCGGGAAGTACGGACGGCTGTGGGAGCTGGTCGAGGGGCTCGACGCGCTGCCGCGCGGAATCGCCATGCACCCGTGCGGGGTGCTGCTCTCCGACGCCTCCCTGCTGCGGCGCACGCCGGTGATGCCGACCAGCGGCGAGGGCTTCCCGATGTCCCAGTTCGACAAGGAGGACGTGGAGGACCTGGGGCTGCTCAAGCTCGATGTGCTGGGGGTGCGGATGCAGTCCGCGATGGCCCACGCCGTCGCCGAGATCGGCCGGGCCACCGGGGAGCGGCTCGACCTGGACGACCCCGCCCAGGTGCCGGCGGGCGACCCCGCGACGTACGCGCTCATCCGCTCCACCGAGACGCTGGGCTGCTTCCAGATCGAATCGCCGGGCCAGCGCGACCTGGTGGGGCGGCTGCAGCCCGCCACCTTCGACGATCTGGTCGTCGACATCTCGCTGTTCCGGCCGGGGCCGGTCGCGGCCGACATGGTGCGGCCCTTCATCGAAGCCCGGCACGGCCGCGCGCCGGTGCGCTTCCCGCACCCCGATCTGGCGGAGGCGCTGAGCGGCACGTACGGGGTCGTCGTCTTCCACGAGCAGATCATCGAGATCCTGCGGATCATGACGGGCTGCGGGCGGGACGAGGCGGACCAGGCGCGGCGCCGGCTGTCCGACCCCGAGTGGCAGGGGCGTATCCGCGCCTGGTTCGCCGCGGCGACGGCGGAGCGCGGCTATGCGCCCGAAGTCACCGCGCACACCTGGGAGATCGTCGAGGCGTTCGGCGCGTACGGCTTCTGCAAGGCGCACGCGGTGGCCTTCGCCGTGCCGACGTACCAGTCCGCCTGGCTCAAGGCGCACCACCCCGCCGCCTTCTACGCGGGGCTGCTCACCCACGACCCGGGGATGTATCCGAAGCGGCTGCTGCTGGCGGACGCACGGCGGCGCGGGGTTCCGGTGCTGCCGCTGGACGTGAACCGGTCGGCGGTCGCTCACCGTATCGAACTGGTGTCCGGCAAGCTCGGTGTCCGGCTCGCGCTCTCCGACGTCCACGGCATCAGCGAGGCCGAGGCCGAACGGATCGAGACCGGTCAGCCCTACTCCTCCCTGCTGGACTTCTGGCAGCGCGCCCGGCCGGGAAAGCCGGTCGCCCAGCGGCTCGCCCAGGTCGGCGCGCTGGACGCGTTCGGCGCGAACCGCCGGGATCTGCTGCTGCACATCTCCGAACTGCACGCGGGCCGCGGCGGATCCGCGCACAGCGGCCAACTCGCCCTGGGCGAAGGGCGGAAGGCCGCATCGGCCGGTCTGCCCGACCTCAGCGACACCGAGCGGCTCAGCGCCGAACTCGGCATCCTCGGCATGGACTCGTCGCGCCATCTGATGGAGGACCACTACGCCTTCCTGAAGGAACTGGGCGCGCTCTCAGCCCGGCGGCTGCGCTCCGCCGAGCACGGGCAGAGCGTCCTGGTCGCGGGCGCCAAGGCCGCCACCCAGACCCCGCCGATCCGCTCCGGGCGCCGGGTCGTCTTCACCACCCTGGACGACGGCACGGGCCTGGTCGACCTCGCCTTCTTCGACGACAGCCATGCCACGTGCGCGTACACCGTCTTCCACTCCTGGCTGCTGCTGGTGCGCGGAGTGGTGCAGCGGCGCGGGCCGCGCAGCCTCAGCGTGGTCGGCTCGGCGGCCTGGAACCTGGCCGATCTGGTCGAACTGCGGCGTACCGGCGGTCTCGAGGCCGTCGCCGCCGCCCTGGCCGCGCCCGCGCCGGACGGAAGGGGCGGGGCGGACGGAATGGAGGAACCGGCCGACAACGGCCGCCGCATCCAGCTCTCCACCGGCTACGAGATGAACCCCTGGGCGGACCTCAGGCCCGCCGGGGACCCGAACACCACCGGGCGCAAGCTCTGGCACTCCAGCCAGGGGAGCGCGGGATGA
- a CDS encoding DUF3533 domain-containing protein has product MTFLDEMKTAVTPRAALLVIGTLVLQLLFIASYVGALHNPAPKDVPFGVVAPAQAAPRLVSELKGLPGGPLDPRTAAGAADARKKILNRDLDGALIVSPNGSKDTLLVASGGGTVLSSSLDRIITGVEKTQRRSVRTVDVAPASAQDFDGLSAFYLVVGWCVGGYLCASILAISAGSRAANGRRAALRLITMALYSVLGGLGGAVIVGPVLGALPGSVLGLWGLGALVVFGVGAITLALQALTGIVGIGLAVLLVVIAGNPSAGGAFPLPMLPPFWHAIGPWLPPGAGTWTARSIAYFRGNSVTGPLLVLSGWAVVGTAITLGMSTFRRRPPTAPEPREIPRP; this is encoded by the coding sequence ATGACTTTCCTGGACGAGATGAAGACCGCTGTCACTCCGCGCGCGGCGCTGCTCGTCATCGGCACGCTGGTGCTGCAGCTGCTGTTCATCGCGTCCTATGTGGGGGCTCTGCACAATCCCGCCCCGAAGGACGTCCCCTTCGGGGTCGTCGCGCCCGCGCAGGCGGCCCCGCGGCTGGTCAGCGAACTCAAGGGGCTGCCCGGCGGACCGCTGGACCCGCGTACGGCCGCCGGCGCGGCCGACGCCCGGAAGAAGATCCTGAACCGTGATCTCGACGGCGCCCTGATCGTCAGCCCCAACGGTTCGAAGGACACGCTCCTGGTCGCGTCCGGCGGCGGGACCGTACTGTCCTCGTCGCTCGACCGGATCATCACTGGCGTGGAGAAGACACAGCGGCGGAGCGTGCGGACCGTCGACGTGGCGCCGGCGTCGGCCCAGGACTTCGACGGGCTCTCCGCGTTCTACCTGGTCGTCGGATGGTGCGTCGGCGGCTACCTCTGCGCGTCGATCCTGGCGATCAGCGCGGGCTCCCGGGCCGCCAACGGACGGCGCGCCGCGCTCAGGCTCATCACCATGGCGCTCTACTCGGTCCTGGGCGGGCTGGGGGGCGCGGTCATCGTCGGTCCGGTGCTCGGTGCGCTGCCCGGCAGTGTCCTGGGACTCTGGGGTCTCGGCGCGCTGGTCGTCTTCGGGGTCGGCGCGATCACTCTCGCCCTGCAGGCGCTCACCGGCATCGTGGGGATCGGTCTGGCCGTCCTGCTGGTGGTGATCGCGGGCAACCCGAGCGCGGGCGGCGCCTTCCCGCTGCCGATGCTGCCGCCGTTCTGGCACGCGATCGGCCCCTGGCTGCCCCCGGGCGCGGGCACCTGGACGGCGCGCTCCATCGCGTACTTCAGGGGCAACTCCGTCACCGGACCGCTGCTGGTGCTCTCCGGCTGGGCGGTGGTGGGCACGGCGATCACGCTCGGTATGTCCACGTTCCGCAGGAGGCCTCCCACCGCCCCGGAGCCGCGGGAGATCCCCCGGCCCTGA
- a CDS encoding DNA polymerase Y family protein — translation MILSVRFTPEALPLDLIEDLTPVVQAFPPDSALIDVGGAQRYFGRSATELAALLRVRALAHHGLDCAIGVGANPLLARMAAREARPGTTLVAGDARTFLADKPAAALQGVGPKLARTLCSYGLDSIGRIAAAPLATLQRIAGARAGRELQERARGIDRTRVVPNAAARSVSSERSFPRDELDRDRQRGALLSLTEELGARMRREGQVCGSLTLTVRYADRSTTIRGRTLHERTAHSAALTAAAYAIHDSLGLQRARVRGIALRAEGLTPAEHAAHQLMFDPTDDKARRIEAVADRARARFGPGAIVPGTLAAQERRHTRRAGRSVRRSAVP, via the coding sequence ATGATCCTCTCCGTACGGTTCACGCCCGAGGCCCTGCCGCTCGACCTGATCGAGGACCTCACCCCGGTGGTCCAGGCCTTCCCGCCCGACTCCGCGCTCATCGACGTGGGCGGTGCACAGCGGTACTTCGGGCGGAGCGCCACCGAACTCGCCGCGCTGCTGCGGGTGCGGGCGCTCGCGCACCACGGTCTCGACTGCGCGATCGGGGTGGGCGCCAATCCGCTGCTGGCCCGGATGGCCGCGCGGGAGGCCCGGCCGGGAACGACCCTGGTGGCCGGTGACGCCCGGACGTTCCTCGCGGACAAACCCGCCGCCGCGCTCCAGGGGGTCGGGCCGAAGCTGGCCCGCACCCTCTGCTCGTACGGACTCGACTCCATCGGCAGGATCGCCGCCGCGCCCCTCGCCACCCTCCAGCGGATCGCCGGAGCGCGCGCCGGGCGCGAACTCCAGGAGCGGGCGCGGGGCATCGACCGTACGCGGGTCGTGCCGAACGCCGCTGCCCGCTCGGTCTCGTCCGAACGGTCCTTCCCCCGCGACGAACTGGACCGCGACCGGCAGCGCGGGGCCCTGCTCTCGCTCACCGAGGAACTGGGCGCCCGGATGCGCCGTGAGGGGCAGGTGTGCGGCTCGCTGACGCTCACCGTGCGGTACGCCGACCGGTCCACCACCATCCGCGGCCGCACCCTGCACGAGCGGACCGCGCACTCCGCGGCGCTCACCGCCGCGGCGTACGCGATCCATGACTCGCTCGGGCTCCAGCGCGCCCGGGTGCGCGGGATCGCGCTGCGCGCCGAGGGGCTGACACCGGCCGAGCACGCCGCCCATCAGCTGATGTTCGACCCCACCGACGACAAGGCGCGCCGCATCGAGGCGGTCGCCGACCGGGCCCGGGCGCGGTTCGGACCGGGGGCGATCGTGCCGGGGACGCTCGCCGCGCAGGAACGGCGACACACGCGCCGTGCGGGCAGGTCCGTACGGCGGTCCGCTGTACCGTGA